Genomic window (Bradyrhizobium sp. 186):
CGCGCGGAGAAGATTTGCAATGTCGCGGACAACTCCACCAGAACCTGCGGCATCTGCGGCAAGAAAATGAAGCTTGTGCGAACAGCGGTGGACTCTGATAGCGGAGGCATCACCCACATGTTCGAATGCGGTACGACTGAGGCGCACCTCCGCAACGGGCGGCCCAGTAGGGTGTGGCACAGATCCCGCACTGCCTTGGCGCGTTCGCGCTCAATTCCCTAGCCTGAGCAAAATCAACAGTCCGCCAAGAGGCCGGCCGCAATGAGCGCGGGCGCAGCCACTCGAACGTCCCAAGCTATTGGCAGCGATTGCGCCGTCAACCAATCGCTTTTTGCGAAGCGGCAAGTGGTGTCGTGATCAGAAATGCCAACACTTTCGGCAACTTCGTCACGGCTCGGAATAGAAAGGCGGTGCACCCTCCTTTTTGTCAGGAAGGAAGTCAGTCAACATAGAACGCGTGCGTTCCCACTGGAGGTCAATACTCTCTGAAAAGCCCGCCATCCCTGAAATGGCAGTAAGCTACGACGGCGACCCGTAGTAGAGCGACTCATGTCTACCCTAAGCTTAACGCTGCGACCGAAAGATTAGTTACCGAGAGGATGAGTTTAAGTCCGCCCGGACTGCGCCACAAGGTGTCGATCGCTTCTACTCATGGTGCATTTTGCTGTCCGCTATTTTCGTCCTTAGATAGGAGGTGCGGCTGGCGCAGGCCAAATGGTTTCAGGAGCCATGTAGCTGGCGTGTCGCTCGCGGAATTATTGCTTCTCTGCGGGGGCGCTAACGCCGTTGGGCGGTGCAGCCCGGAGGTGGCGGCGGGTTTTGCGGGGTGACTGTCGCAGCGGCGCGGTCGTCACGCTCGAGCGCTTGATGACCGTGATGCGGTTGGTGCTGGGTTGAACCTTCGCCCAAGCTAGTCCATTCAGACTAATCCACCGGGATCTTTGCCATCCTACCCGGGGCTGGAACGCCGCCGTCCGCGATAGATTTAAGCGGGCGGCGTTTTTGCTTCTGCAATATGCCCCAGCTCTCTTGGCTATGAGCATTTACTTGCTCTCCGCATTCAACTCGAACTCGTCCCGGCAGAAAAGACGATCCGGGAGGCGTTCGCCTTCTCAGCGGCGAGTTCATCCTGGGTTGCGGCCGCCTCGAGCTCCTCAAGCTCCAGCTCCAGCTGATCTTGCAGTCGCGCCGACCGCTCCGAGCGCGCTCCATACAGCGTCCGGCGCAGCTTCTTGATCTCAACATGGAAGCCAAAACCGTGGTTGAGCGTTGGAAGGACATGCGCGAGGACCTGCTGCCGCGAGCCGATCAGCAAATTTGGCTCCTGCGCGATGAGGCCTAAGCGCGTATGGCGGCGGTGCGTGACCGCACAACTGGCGGCGGCAAAGGAAGGCTGAATTTCAGCTGCAGGCGACGGCAAGTAAGACCGCCGCCGCGCTCGAACGGAATAGTGTGAAATGCCGCATTACCGAGTCAACTTTTTGGATCGTCGCCGCGACCTAATTAGCGCTGTCGACCTTGACTGCACAGATGATGAAGCAGCGAGAGAGCGCGTCCGAGAGGGTTGGATAGCCGCGGTACAGAGCTTTGGCGACGGGTGCATTATTCGAACCAGACGGTCCATCGATTCAACCAACCCATGAAGGGGTTGTTGGGTTCGAACACCCACGCATGTGACGCCGCAAACGGCGGGCGCCAAATCCCGGTGAATGAGCGGGTTTCCTGCCGTGGCGGATGGCGGCATGCCGACCTGCCGGAGGCGGTAATCATGTGCGACACGAGCGAGCAGAAGGATCGAACCCGCTACCAGTAAAGGTGGCCAATCATCTTTGTCTATCACTCCGCCGACCGGGTGATCCGCTTGGACGAGGCTGCGCCCAACGTGACGTCGATTTTGTCGCAAGGCAGCCTCTGACCGGCGACATCGCCTGGCGGCAACGGCGGTCGACCTTCGCTCCGCGGCGATCAGGGTGGTGCCCGACCCGAGGAAAGGATCGAGGATAATCCCCTTCCGGCGCGAGCAGTCGCGGATGGCGTCCTCGACCATGGCCACGGGCTTGACGGTCGGATGCAGCTGAAGGTCCGAACGAGCCTCGCCGAAGGCGTTCACGCCGGCATAGTTCCAGACGTTGGTGCGGTTGCGGCCATGTTTGCCGAGCTCGATATTGTTGATATGCGGCGCCATTCCGGACTTGAAGACGCAGACGAGTTCATGCTGCGAGCGGTAGAACGAGCCCATGCCGGCGTTGGTCTTGGCCCAGACGCAGAGGTTTTTTAGCTCGCTGTAGATGCCCTCGGCGGCGGCGAGCATCTCCTGAATATGCCGCCAATCGATGCACTGGAAATGGATGGCGCCGTTCACGGTGCAGGTAATAAGATTGCGGAAGACCGAGTTGAGGAAGGCCGTAAACTCAGCCGGGGACATTTCGCCGGAGGCCATGGCGAATTCGCCGTGAACGACCTCGCCGTGGCAGGAGACGTTGCCCGCAATCGGCACGTTATAGGGCGGATCGGAGAACACCATCTGCGCTCTCTTGTCGCCGAGGAGAGCCTGGTAGGTCTCGGGCATGGTTGAATCGCCGCAGATCAGACAGTGCTCGCCTATCCGCCAAATATCGCCGGCACGGCAGACGGCCGGACCGGGTTCGACAAACGCGTCCGCCTCGTCATCCGACGCGGCGCTTGCGGCATCACCAATCAGGATGTCGATCTCAGGGGCTTCAAAGCCCGTGATCGCAAGGTCAAAATCGAACTCAAGCTCTGAGAGATATTTGAACTCTAGCCCAAGTAAGTTTTTGTCCCAGCCGGCATTTTCCGCGAGCTTGTTGTCGGCGATGACATAGGCGCGAATTTCCGCCTCGCTCATATCAGCGAGCCGGACGGTCGGAACTTGTGATAGTCTGATGAGTTTTGCTGCGGCGAGGCGGCCGTGGCCCGCGATCACGCCGTTGTTTTGGTCAACCAGAATCGGATTTGTAAAACCGAATCTTTGGATGGCGGTGGCGATTTGCTCGATTTGCTTCTTGGAATGAGTGCGCGGGTTGGTTGCGCGGGGATTGAGTTTGGCCGGGTCTTGGTACGTAATCGCAAGCGGGGGGCGCTTCGGTAGGTCTTGCAACACGGGAGAACTCCTTTTGCTGGTTAGTTCCAAAAGGAGGCTTAGTGCCGGGGCGCCGCGGACTCACTCACAATAAAACGGTAGCTATTTTTCTGAAGCGATCTCGTTGAGAAATGATCTCCAGCTCATCTGAAGGCGCCATGTCTCGATGGCGATTTTAGCGGCGCGCTCGTGCCGCGGCTCCAATCCCGGCTCCTTGGCACCGCGCTTCGCCGGCCCCCTCGCTTTGGTCTGCTCGGCCCGCGGCATTTCTTGAAGGAGGCGCTTGTAGTCCGCGGCCGCAAGCTCAAGCCGAGTCTTATCGATGAAGCCTTTTTTCGGCCGTCCAGGTTTGCCCTTCAACTCGCCGCGAAGGCCCTTGAGGATGATGGGATTAAGCCAGCTCGGCAGCGGCTCTGCGAGGTTTGCCTCGATGAGAGAAGCGAGTTGCCCGCGATTTGGTTCGATGCCTTGTTTGGCGAGCCTCTCCCAATATTGCAGGCGCGTTTCATCGAATAGGTCATAGATCGTCAGTGTGCTTGGCATCGGCATCATCTCTGGCAATGAGGTACATTCGCGGGAGTTAACCGCGGTACTTGCGATGGAAGGCGAGCAGGGCCTGGCCGTATTCGGTGGGCTCGCCACGGGCGGCCTTTTGGAATTCCTCCGCCTCGATGTTGATCGCGGTTCCAGGCTCGACGCGGTGCGCGTTGCGGGCCTCTCCCTGCGCCATCCATTCCTCCGTTGTGAGGTCCTCGGGCACCACGACAAAGCCGCCGCCTCTGTCAGGTTCAGGCTGCGCGATCTGGGCGCGTAGCTCGGCCAAAAGACGTGCCGCGGTCGGTTTACCCTGCGCGGCGATTGCGCGGGCCATCAAGATTGTGATCTGGAGGCGATCAGCGTTCTGCAAGTTGCCATCAATAGGCGTCGAAACCTTCTTATGCGCGAACTTGCGTGTTAGTTGCTTCAGGCTGACCGCTCC
Coding sequences:
- a CDS encoding DNA methyltransferase → MLQDLPKRPPLAITYQDPAKLNPRATNPRTHSKKQIEQIATAIQRFGFTNPILVDQNNGVIAGHGRLAAAKLIRLSQVPTVRLADMSEAEIRAYVIADNKLAENAGWDKNLLGLEFKYLSELEFDFDLAITGFEAPEIDILIGDAASAASDDEADAFVEPGPAVCRAGDIWRIGEHCLICGDSTMPETYQALLGDKRAQMVFSDPPYNVPIAGNVSCHGEVVHGEFAMASGEMSPAEFTAFLNSVFRNLITCTVNGAIHFQCIDWRHIQEMLAAAEGIYSELKNLCVWAKTNAGMGSFYRSQHELVCVFKSGMAPHINNIELGKHGRNRTNVWNYAGVNAFGEARSDLQLHPTVKPVAMVEDAIRDCSRRKGIILDPFLGSGTTLIAAERRSTAVAARRCRRSEAALRQNRRHVGRSLVQADHPVGGVIDKDDWPPLLVAGSILLLARVAHDYRLRQVGMPPSATAGNPLIHRDLAPAVCGVTCVGVRTQQPLHGLVESMDRLVRIMHPSPKLCTAAIQPSRTRSLAASSSVQSRSTALIRSRRRSKKLTR
- a CDS encoding DUF5681 domain-containing protein gives rise to the protein MAKTSTERGRVLPPEDHRFLKGKSGNPRGRPKGAVSLKQLTRKFAHKKVSTPIDGNLQNADRLQITILMARAIAAQGKPTAARLLAELRAQIAQPEPDRGGGFVVVPEDLTTEEWMAQGEARNAHRVEPGTAINIEAEEFQKAARGEPTEYGQALLAFHRKYRG